The following proteins are co-located in the Palaemon carinicauda isolate YSFRI2023 chromosome 3, ASM3689809v2, whole genome shotgun sequence genome:
- the LOC137632675 gene encoding formin-2-like, whose amino-acid sequence MTNVCWELSVLTVLQQLTIKSPDEFKISFGTPEEIRLEPDTGTLYRWPGGALPFPVGGEGTPAPAGAGRLPPPHLPSRVGAGRLPPPPLPRWAAAPPPLPAGRLPPSPPALVLGGWPHYPSPAERLSPLPSPLGGCPPPFPLLAAGPPPFPRWAAAHLPSPAGRLPPSSPPLGGWLPPLPAGWLPPSPPRWANAPLPSCACAGRLPSLPSPAGRLPPPLHVGGCPPPLPHWVAAPPSPPHWSATPLPSPAGRLPPPLPYPLGGSPPPLPRLRGAAASPLPSRAGTGRLPAPPLPRWAAARPPLLRWAAAPPPLPAGRLPHSPPPLIIYLSSDSTLIIPL is encoded by the exons gtctccggacgagttcaagatttcctttggaactccggaagaaattcgcttagAA cctgatacaggaactctatatcgttggcctggcggggctctccccttcccggtaGGAGGGGAAGGCacccccgctcccgctggcgctgggcggctgccccctcccCACCTCCCCTCCCGCGTTggtgctgggcggctgcccccccctccccttccccgctgggcggctgcaccccctcccctcccagcagggcggctgcccccctcccctcccgcgctGGTGCTGGGTGGCTGGCCCCACTACCCCTCCCCCGCTGAGCGGctgtcccccctcccctccccgctgggtggctgtccccctcccttccccctcttgGCAGCTGGACCCCCTcccttcccccgctgggcggctgcccacctcccctcccccgctgggcggctgcccccctcctctcccccgctgggcggctggctgcctcccctccccgctgggtggctgcccccctcccctccccgctgggcgaATGCCCCCCTTCCCTCCTGCGCTTGCGCTGGGCGGctgccctccctcccctcccccgctgggcggctgccccctcccctccACGTTgggggctgcccccctcccctcccccactgggtggctgcccccccctcccctccccactgGTCGGCTACCccactcccctcccccgctggacggctgcctccccccctcccctacccgCTGGGCggctctccccctcccctcccccgcttgCGCGGGGCGGCtgcttcccccctcccctcccgtgctggcactgggcgcctgcccgcccctcccctcccccgctgggcggctgcccgccctcccctccttcgctgggcggctgccccccctcccctccccgctgggcggctgccccactCCCCTCCCCCACTGATAATATACCTTTCTTCAGACAGTACTCTAATAATACCCCtttaa